A window of Primulina tabacum isolate GXHZ01 chromosome 4, ASM2559414v2, whole genome shotgun sequence contains these coding sequences:
- the LOC142542848 gene encoding uncharacterized protein LOC142542848 isoform X1: MNLPRFQEFDRNSIMRIQTVTANKRTRSQNGIVVKDTYFHTSDLQMAKQSQYFFLEEWLRNTIITGNNKSGLVHPSSFSAQAIIQAWADIRDSLQRQSFNAHHLQALKLLISSQASLHVADPQAKLLLSILSLQNLSLPQETYLLFFRLLYIWLRKSRQSSQVVESAIDILLHLLSFQSHSDRSPRFLSEGILLLGAISFQTSLTDKSKRVCLEFLCKLLEEDCRDILLSDELVSNVLAGIGYALSSSMSIYFGKILDILFRIWGQEDGPSGTISQGLMLLHLIEWVLSNSLRSQSLDKIDLVKGVLETVVPSHSSFAVVMAAAGTLRAINRSGLSGFMHLANAAEGRIEILARDLVSRTECICHSENNPKLNLLLQCIALALARSGSVAYRDSLLVSLSLALLTEIFPLQRIYDKVVKLPKENLSLVLNEIEEHISSVIFKEAGTITRILCNQYASANEDTQGFVENLIWDYCQKIYLWHRQATLVLLGCQDKLISELEKISESTFLMVVVFSLGVTKHRLDSRVNQEIQLQISVRILIAFSCMEYFRRMRLPEYMDTIRAVIVSVQENESACVSFVESIPSYDDLIHNHGSSKMAKLQSVWSTDEVQTARIIFYMRVIPTCIEQLPAPVFRKVVAPTMFLFLGHPNGKVARYAHSMFVAFISSGKDPSQNERDSLKEQLVYYYMQRSLEAFPGITPFEGMASGVVALVRYLPAGCPSIFYCINCLVEKVNTLCSAVNREDIDLWKHWEGELEPSKKVLDLLLRLLSLVDIQVLPSLMKLLAQLIVQLPVNGQNMLLNQLYQQIAESDDVIRKPALISWLQSLSYLCSQAVAKKEPDLVGEITSRL; the protein is encoded by the exons ATGAATCTTCCTAGATTCCAAGAATTTGATCGAAATTCCATAATGAGAATCCAGACTGTTACCGCCAACAAAAGGACAAGATCACAGAACG GTATTGTGGTCAAGGATACTTATTTTCACACTTCAGATCTTCAAATGGCAAAGCAGTCTCAATATTTTTTCCTTGAAGAATGGCTGCGGAATACCATCATAACTGGTAACAACAAGAGTGGTTTGGTACATCCCTCTTCTTTCTCCGCCCAGGCAATAATTCAAGCTTGGGCTGATATCAGAGATTCACTTCAACGTCAATCCTTTAATGCTCATCACCTCCAAGCTTTAAAATTACTCATCAGTTCTCAAGCATCTCTTCACGTTGCAGATCCACAAGCTAAACTTCTCCTTTCTATTTTATCCTTGCAAAATCTGTCTTTGCCCCAAGAAACTTATCTCCTATTCTTTAGGCTTCTTTATATTTGGTTGAGGAAATCCAGACAGTCTTCTCAGGTTGTTGAATCTGCTATTGACATTTTGTTGCACCTTTTATCTTTTCAATCTCATTCTGACAGAAGCCCCCGTTTCTTATCTGAAGGGATTCTCCTCCTAGGTGCCATTTCTTTCCAAACATCTTTAACTGATAAATCCAAAAGGGTCTGCTTGGAGTTTCTTTGTAAGTTACTGGAAGAAGATTGCAGAGATATATTATTGTCTGATGAGCTTGTCTCCAATGTTCTTGCGGGGATTGGTTATGCTCTCTCCTCTTCCATGAGCATATATTTTGGAAAAATTCTAGATATTTTGTTTCGAATTTGGGGTCAAGAAGATGGCCCCTCTGGCACTATTTCTCAGGGCCTCATGCTACTACATTTGATTGAGTGGGTTCTTTCTAATTCCTTGAGGTCACAGTCCTTGGATAAAATTGATCTCGTAAAAGGGGTTTTAGAAACTGTTGTCCCATCTCATTCTTCATTTGCTGTAGTCATGGCTGCCGCTGGGACATTGAGGGCTATCAATAGATCTGGTCTTAGTGGTTTTATGCATCTTGCTAATGCTGCTGAGGGACGAATTGAAATCTTGGCAAGAGATTTGGTTTCTAGAACCGAATGTATTTGCCATTCTGAAAACAATCCAAAGCTTAATCTACTTTTGCAGTGTATAGCACTTGCTTTGGCTCGAAGTGGTTCTGTCGCCTACCGCGATTCTCTGCTTGTGTCCCTTTCATTGGCACTATTGACTGAAATATTTCCTTTGCAGCGAATCTATGATAAAGTTGTCAAACTCCCTAAGGAAAATTTAAGTTTGGTGCTTAATGAGATCGAAGAACATATTAGTAGTGTCATTTTCAAGGAAGCTGGAACAATAACTCGTATTTTGTGCAACCAGTATGCCTCAGCCAATGAGGATACCCAGGGTTTTGTAGAGAATCTCATTTGGGATTATTGTCAGAAAATCTACCTGTGGCACCGACAGGCGACTCTGGTTCTTCTGGGCTGCCAGGATAAGTTGATCAGTGAACTAGAGAAAATTTCCGAATCTACTTTTCTCATGGTAGTAGTTTTCTCCCTAGGGGTAACAAAACACAGGCTAGACTCAAGAGTAAACCAAGAAATTCAATTACAGATTTCAGTGAGAATTTTGATTGCATTTTCTTGTATGGAATATTTCCGCCGAATGCGTTTGCCAGAGTACATGGATACAATTAGAGCCGTGATTGTTAGCGTTCAGGAGAATGAATCAGCTTGTGTCTCGTTTGTGGAGTCTATTCCTTCATATGATGATTTGATACACAATCATG GTTCTTCCAAAATGGCGAAGTTGCAGTCTGTCTGGTCCACAGATGAGGTTCAGACCGCTCGTATCATATTTTATATGCGTGTTATTCCTACATGTATTGAACAGTTACCAGCCCCTGTATTCAGGAAGGTTGTAGCTCCGACCATGTTCCT CTTTTTGGGACATCCCAATGGAAAAGTTGCCAGATATGCGCATTCGATGTTCGTAGCTTTTATATCTTCAGGTAAAGATCCCAGTCAGAATGAAAGAGATTCACTGAAGGAGCAACTCGTTTATTATTACATGCAGAGATCTCTAGAG GCATTTCCTGGAATTACACCATTTGAGGGAATGGCTTCTGGAGTTGTTGCTCTTGTCAGATATCTTCCTGCTGGTTGTCCATCTATATTTTATTGTATCAACTGTCTTGTGGAAAAAGTTAATACCCTCTGCAGTGCAGTCAACCGTGAAGACATTGATCTTTGGAAGCACTGGGAAGGAGAACTGGAACCTTCAAAAAAGGTGCTAGATCTGCTTTTACGACTACTCTCCCTTGTTGATATACAG GTTCTCCCTAGTTTAATGAAGTTGTTGgcccagctgattgtccagctaCCTGTGAATGGACAGAACATGCTCCTGAATCAGTTGTATCAACAAATTGCAGAATCTGATGATGTTATAAGGAAGCCAGCATTGATTTCATGGCTGCAGTCTCTGTCTTACCTTTGTTCTCAAGCTGTTGCCAAAAAAGAACCTGATTTGGTTGGAGAAATAACCTCACGGCTCTAG
- the LOC142542848 gene encoding uncharacterized protein LOC142542848 isoform X2 — MNLPRFQEFDRNSIMRIQTVTANKRTRSQNGIVVKDTYFHTSDLQMAKQSQYFFLEEWLRNTIITGNNKSGLVHPSSFSAQAIIQAWADIRDSLQRQSFNAHHLQALKLLISSQASLHVADPQAKLLLSILSLQNLSLPQETYLLFFRLLYIWLRKSRQSSQVVESAIDILLHLLSFQSHSDRSPRFLSEGILLLGAISFQTSLTDKSKRVCLEFLCKLLEEDCRDILLSDELVSNVLAGIGYALSSSMSIYFGKILDILFRIWGQEDGPSGTISQGLMLLHLIEWVLSNSLRSQSLDKIDLVKGVLETVVPSHSSFAVVMAAAGTLRAINRSGLSGFMHLANAAEGRIEILARDLVSRTECICHSENNPKLNLLLQCIALALARSGSVAYRDSLLVSLSLALLTEIFPLQRIYDKVVKLPKENLSLVLNEIEEHISSVIFKEAGTITRILCNQYASANEDTQGFVENLIWDYCQKIYLWHRQATLVLLGCQDKLISELEKISESTFLMVVVFSLGVTKHRLDSRVNQEIQLQISVRILIAFSCMEYFRRMRLPEYMDTIRAVIVSVQENESACVSFVESIPSYDDLIHNHGSSKMAKLQSVWSTDEVQTARIIFYMRVIPTCIEQLPAPVFRKVVAPTMFLFLGHPNGKVARYAHSMFVAFISSGKDPSQNERDSLKEQLVYYYMQRSLEAFPGITPFEGMASGVVALVRYLPAGCPSIFYCINCLVEKVNTLCSAVNREDIDLWKHWEGELEPSKKVLPSLMKLLAQLIVQLPVNGQNMLLNQLYQQIAESDDVIRKPALISWLQSLSYLCSQAVAKKEPDLVGEITSRL; from the exons ATGAATCTTCCTAGATTCCAAGAATTTGATCGAAATTCCATAATGAGAATCCAGACTGTTACCGCCAACAAAAGGACAAGATCACAGAACG GTATTGTGGTCAAGGATACTTATTTTCACACTTCAGATCTTCAAATGGCAAAGCAGTCTCAATATTTTTTCCTTGAAGAATGGCTGCGGAATACCATCATAACTGGTAACAACAAGAGTGGTTTGGTACATCCCTCTTCTTTCTCCGCCCAGGCAATAATTCAAGCTTGGGCTGATATCAGAGATTCACTTCAACGTCAATCCTTTAATGCTCATCACCTCCAAGCTTTAAAATTACTCATCAGTTCTCAAGCATCTCTTCACGTTGCAGATCCACAAGCTAAACTTCTCCTTTCTATTTTATCCTTGCAAAATCTGTCTTTGCCCCAAGAAACTTATCTCCTATTCTTTAGGCTTCTTTATATTTGGTTGAGGAAATCCAGACAGTCTTCTCAGGTTGTTGAATCTGCTATTGACATTTTGTTGCACCTTTTATCTTTTCAATCTCATTCTGACAGAAGCCCCCGTTTCTTATCTGAAGGGATTCTCCTCCTAGGTGCCATTTCTTTCCAAACATCTTTAACTGATAAATCCAAAAGGGTCTGCTTGGAGTTTCTTTGTAAGTTACTGGAAGAAGATTGCAGAGATATATTATTGTCTGATGAGCTTGTCTCCAATGTTCTTGCGGGGATTGGTTATGCTCTCTCCTCTTCCATGAGCATATATTTTGGAAAAATTCTAGATATTTTGTTTCGAATTTGGGGTCAAGAAGATGGCCCCTCTGGCACTATTTCTCAGGGCCTCATGCTACTACATTTGATTGAGTGGGTTCTTTCTAATTCCTTGAGGTCACAGTCCTTGGATAAAATTGATCTCGTAAAAGGGGTTTTAGAAACTGTTGTCCCATCTCATTCTTCATTTGCTGTAGTCATGGCTGCCGCTGGGACATTGAGGGCTATCAATAGATCTGGTCTTAGTGGTTTTATGCATCTTGCTAATGCTGCTGAGGGACGAATTGAAATCTTGGCAAGAGATTTGGTTTCTAGAACCGAATGTATTTGCCATTCTGAAAACAATCCAAAGCTTAATCTACTTTTGCAGTGTATAGCACTTGCTTTGGCTCGAAGTGGTTCTGTCGCCTACCGCGATTCTCTGCTTGTGTCCCTTTCATTGGCACTATTGACTGAAATATTTCCTTTGCAGCGAATCTATGATAAAGTTGTCAAACTCCCTAAGGAAAATTTAAGTTTGGTGCTTAATGAGATCGAAGAACATATTAGTAGTGTCATTTTCAAGGAAGCTGGAACAATAACTCGTATTTTGTGCAACCAGTATGCCTCAGCCAATGAGGATACCCAGGGTTTTGTAGAGAATCTCATTTGGGATTATTGTCAGAAAATCTACCTGTGGCACCGACAGGCGACTCTGGTTCTTCTGGGCTGCCAGGATAAGTTGATCAGTGAACTAGAGAAAATTTCCGAATCTACTTTTCTCATGGTAGTAGTTTTCTCCCTAGGGGTAACAAAACACAGGCTAGACTCAAGAGTAAACCAAGAAATTCAATTACAGATTTCAGTGAGAATTTTGATTGCATTTTCTTGTATGGAATATTTCCGCCGAATGCGTTTGCCAGAGTACATGGATACAATTAGAGCCGTGATTGTTAGCGTTCAGGAGAATGAATCAGCTTGTGTCTCGTTTGTGGAGTCTATTCCTTCATATGATGATTTGATACACAATCATG GTTCTTCCAAAATGGCGAAGTTGCAGTCTGTCTGGTCCACAGATGAGGTTCAGACCGCTCGTATCATATTTTATATGCGTGTTATTCCTACATGTATTGAACAGTTACCAGCCCCTGTATTCAGGAAGGTTGTAGCTCCGACCATGTTCCT CTTTTTGGGACATCCCAATGGAAAAGTTGCCAGATATGCGCATTCGATGTTCGTAGCTTTTATATCTTCAGGTAAAGATCCCAGTCAGAATGAAAGAGATTCACTGAAGGAGCAACTCGTTTATTATTACATGCAGAGATCTCTAGAG GCATTTCCTGGAATTACACCATTTGAGGGAATGGCTTCTGGAGTTGTTGCTCTTGTCAGATATCTTCCTGCTGGTTGTCCATCTATATTTTATTGTATCAACTGTCTTGTGGAAAAAGTTAATACCCTCTGCAGTGCAGTCAACCGTGAAGACATTGATCTTTGGAAGCACTGGGAAGGAGAACTGGAACCTTCAAAAAAG GTTCTCCCTAGTTTAATGAAGTTGTTGgcccagctgattgtccagctaCCTGTGAATGGACAGAACATGCTCCTGAATCAGTTGTATCAACAAATTGCAGAATCTGATGATGTTATAAGGAAGCCAGCATTGATTTCATGGCTGCAGTCTCTGTCTTACCTTTGTTCTCAAGCTGTTGCCAAAAAAGAACCTGATTTGGTTGGAGAAATAACCTCACGGCTCTAG
- the LOC142542849 gene encoding putative sugar phosphate/phosphate translocator At1g12500: protein MVEAQSWTTRRGSNPRLEPSNDQVLDIPVTPTAEIRQQQYASLISPNITTAAIIASWYFSNIGVLLLNKYLLSFYGYRYPIFLTMLHMLSCATYSLLAIKWLEIVPFQQIHSRKQFFKIFALSVIFCFSVVCGNTSLRYLPVSFNQAIGATTPFFTAIFAFVITCKKESAEVYFALLPVVLGIVLASNSEPLFHLFGFLVCVGSTAGRALKSVVQGILLTSEGEKLHSMNLLLYMAPMAALILLPFTLYIEGNVIAVTVEKASVDGYMVFLLVANATIAYLVNLTNFLVTKHTSALTLQVLGNAKAAVAAVVSVLIFRNPVTVMGITGFAVTIMGVVLYSEAKKRSKATVH from the coding sequence ATGGTGGAGGCACAGTCATGGACGACGAGAAGGGGCAGCAATCCACGGCTGGAACCCAGCAACGATCAAGTTTTGGATATTCCGGTGACCCCAACTGCGGAAATCCGCCAGCAGCAATATGCATCTTTGATCTCTCCCAATATTACGACGGCCGCCATTATTGCGTCTTGGTATTTCTCGAACATTGGTGTCCTCTTACTCAATAAGTACCTCCTCAGCTTCTACGGGTATAGGTACCCTATTTTCTTGACCATGCTGCACATGTTGTCATGTGCTACTTATAGCTTGTTGGCAATTAAATGGCTTGAAATCGTGCCCTTCCAGCAAATACACAGCAGGAAACAGTTTTTCAAGATCTTTGCTTTGAGTGTCATATTCTGTTTCTCTGTTGTTTGCGGTAATACTTCTTTGAGGTACCTTCCGGTGTCGTTCAATCAGGCTATTGGGGCTACCACGCCTTTTTTTACGGCCATATTTGCTTTTGTGATCACTTGTAAGAAGGAATCTGCTGAGGTGTATTTTGCCCTTCTCCCTGTGGTTTTGGGAATTGTCTTGGCTAGTAATAGTGAGCCTTTGTTTCATCTTTTTGGGTTCTTGGTGTGCGTTGGCTCTACTGCTGGCAGGGCTTTAAAATCTGTTGTTCAAGGGATATTATTGACTTCTGAAGGTGAAAAATTGCATTCTATGAATTTGTTGTTGTATATGGCTCCAATGGCAGCATTGATTTTGCTGCCATTTACTTTGTATATAGAAGGAAATGTAATTGCAGTAACGGTGGAGAAGGCCAGTGTAGATGGATATATGGTGTTTTTGTTGGTTGCCAATGCTACAATCGCGTATTTGGTTAACTTAACCAATTTCTTGGTCACGAAACACACAAGCGCATTGACATTGCAAGTGTTGGGGAATGCCAAGGCAGCGGTGGCCGCTGTTGTATCGGTCTTGATATTCAGGAATCCGGTAACGGTAATGGGGATAACCGGATTTGCAGTTACCATAATGGGAGTGGTTCTTTACAGTGAGGCCAAGAAGAGATCCAAAGCTACGGTTCATTGA
- the LOC142542848 gene encoding uncharacterized protein LOC142542848 isoform X3 translates to MAKQSQYFFLEEWLRNTIITGNNKSGLVHPSSFSAQAIIQAWADIRDSLQRQSFNAHHLQALKLLISSQASLHVADPQAKLLLSILSLQNLSLPQETYLLFFRLLYIWLRKSRQSSQVVESAIDILLHLLSFQSHSDRSPRFLSEGILLLGAISFQTSLTDKSKRVCLEFLCKLLEEDCRDILLSDELVSNVLAGIGYALSSSMSIYFGKILDILFRIWGQEDGPSGTISQGLMLLHLIEWVLSNSLRSQSLDKIDLVKGVLETVVPSHSSFAVVMAAAGTLRAINRSGLSGFMHLANAAEGRIEILARDLVSRTECICHSENNPKLNLLLQCIALALARSGSVAYRDSLLVSLSLALLTEIFPLQRIYDKVVKLPKENLSLVLNEIEEHISSVIFKEAGTITRILCNQYASANEDTQGFVENLIWDYCQKIYLWHRQATLVLLGCQDKLISELEKISESTFLMVVVFSLGVTKHRLDSRVNQEIQLQISVRILIAFSCMEYFRRMRLPEYMDTIRAVIVSVQENESACVSFVESIPSYDDLIHNHGSSKMAKLQSVWSTDEVQTARIIFYMRVIPTCIEQLPAPVFRKVVAPTMFLFLGHPNGKVARYAHSMFVAFISSGKDPSQNERDSLKEQLVYYYMQRSLEAFPGITPFEGMASGVVALVRYLPAGCPSIFYCINCLVEKVNTLCSAVNREDIDLWKHWEGELEPSKKVLDLLLRLLSLVDIQVLPSLMKLLAQLIVQLPVNGQNMLLNQLYQQIAESDDVIRKPALISWLQSLSYLCSQAVAKKEPDLVGEITSRL, encoded by the exons ATGGCAAAGCAGTCTCAATATTTTTTCCTTGAAGAATGGCTGCGGAATACCATCATAACTGGTAACAACAAGAGTGGTTTGGTACATCCCTCTTCTTTCTCCGCCCAGGCAATAATTCAAGCTTGGGCTGATATCAGAGATTCACTTCAACGTCAATCCTTTAATGCTCATCACCTCCAAGCTTTAAAATTACTCATCAGTTCTCAAGCATCTCTTCACGTTGCAGATCCACAAGCTAAACTTCTCCTTTCTATTTTATCCTTGCAAAATCTGTCTTTGCCCCAAGAAACTTATCTCCTATTCTTTAGGCTTCTTTATATTTGGTTGAGGAAATCCAGACAGTCTTCTCAGGTTGTTGAATCTGCTATTGACATTTTGTTGCACCTTTTATCTTTTCAATCTCATTCTGACAGAAGCCCCCGTTTCTTATCTGAAGGGATTCTCCTCCTAGGTGCCATTTCTTTCCAAACATCTTTAACTGATAAATCCAAAAGGGTCTGCTTGGAGTTTCTTTGTAAGTTACTGGAAGAAGATTGCAGAGATATATTATTGTCTGATGAGCTTGTCTCCAATGTTCTTGCGGGGATTGGTTATGCTCTCTCCTCTTCCATGAGCATATATTTTGGAAAAATTCTAGATATTTTGTTTCGAATTTGGGGTCAAGAAGATGGCCCCTCTGGCACTATTTCTCAGGGCCTCATGCTACTACATTTGATTGAGTGGGTTCTTTCTAATTCCTTGAGGTCACAGTCCTTGGATAAAATTGATCTCGTAAAAGGGGTTTTAGAAACTGTTGTCCCATCTCATTCTTCATTTGCTGTAGTCATGGCTGCCGCTGGGACATTGAGGGCTATCAATAGATCTGGTCTTAGTGGTTTTATGCATCTTGCTAATGCTGCTGAGGGACGAATTGAAATCTTGGCAAGAGATTTGGTTTCTAGAACCGAATGTATTTGCCATTCTGAAAACAATCCAAAGCTTAATCTACTTTTGCAGTGTATAGCACTTGCTTTGGCTCGAAGTGGTTCTGTCGCCTACCGCGATTCTCTGCTTGTGTCCCTTTCATTGGCACTATTGACTGAAATATTTCCTTTGCAGCGAATCTATGATAAAGTTGTCAAACTCCCTAAGGAAAATTTAAGTTTGGTGCTTAATGAGATCGAAGAACATATTAGTAGTGTCATTTTCAAGGAAGCTGGAACAATAACTCGTATTTTGTGCAACCAGTATGCCTCAGCCAATGAGGATACCCAGGGTTTTGTAGAGAATCTCATTTGGGATTATTGTCAGAAAATCTACCTGTGGCACCGACAGGCGACTCTGGTTCTTCTGGGCTGCCAGGATAAGTTGATCAGTGAACTAGAGAAAATTTCCGAATCTACTTTTCTCATGGTAGTAGTTTTCTCCCTAGGGGTAACAAAACACAGGCTAGACTCAAGAGTAAACCAAGAAATTCAATTACAGATTTCAGTGAGAATTTTGATTGCATTTTCTTGTATGGAATATTTCCGCCGAATGCGTTTGCCAGAGTACATGGATACAATTAGAGCCGTGATTGTTAGCGTTCAGGAGAATGAATCAGCTTGTGTCTCGTTTGTGGAGTCTATTCCTTCATATGATGATTTGATACACAATCATG GTTCTTCCAAAATGGCGAAGTTGCAGTCTGTCTGGTCCACAGATGAGGTTCAGACCGCTCGTATCATATTTTATATGCGTGTTATTCCTACATGTATTGAACAGTTACCAGCCCCTGTATTCAGGAAGGTTGTAGCTCCGACCATGTTCCT CTTTTTGGGACATCCCAATGGAAAAGTTGCCAGATATGCGCATTCGATGTTCGTAGCTTTTATATCTTCAGGTAAAGATCCCAGTCAGAATGAAAGAGATTCACTGAAGGAGCAACTCGTTTATTATTACATGCAGAGATCTCTAGAG GCATTTCCTGGAATTACACCATTTGAGGGAATGGCTTCTGGAGTTGTTGCTCTTGTCAGATATCTTCCTGCTGGTTGTCCATCTATATTTTATTGTATCAACTGTCTTGTGGAAAAAGTTAATACCCTCTGCAGTGCAGTCAACCGTGAAGACATTGATCTTTGGAAGCACTGGGAAGGAGAACTGGAACCTTCAAAAAAGGTGCTAGATCTGCTTTTACGACTACTCTCCCTTGTTGATATACAG GTTCTCCCTAGTTTAATGAAGTTGTTGgcccagctgattgtccagctaCCTGTGAATGGACAGAACATGCTCCTGAATCAGTTGTATCAACAAATTGCAGAATCTGATGATGTTATAAGGAAGCCAGCATTGATTTCATGGCTGCAGTCTCTGTCTTACCTTTGTTCTCAAGCTGTTGCCAAAAAAGAACCTGATTTGGTTGGAGAAATAACCTCACGGCTCTAG
- the LOC142542848 gene encoding uncharacterized protein LOC142542848 isoform X4, translated as MSIYFGKILDILFRIWGQEDGPSGTISQGLMLLHLIEWVLSNSLRSQSLDKIDLVKGVLETVVPSHSSFAVVMAAAGTLRAINRSGLSGFMHLANAAEGRIEILARDLVSRTECICHSENNPKLNLLLQCIALALARSGSVAYRDSLLVSLSLALLTEIFPLQRIYDKVVKLPKENLSLVLNEIEEHISSVIFKEAGTITRILCNQYASANEDTQGFVENLIWDYCQKIYLWHRQATLVLLGCQDKLISELEKISESTFLMVVVFSLGVTKHRLDSRVNQEIQLQISVRILIAFSCMEYFRRMRLPEYMDTIRAVIVSVQENESACVSFVESIPSYDDLIHNHGSSKMAKLQSVWSTDEVQTARIIFYMRVIPTCIEQLPAPVFRKVVAPTMFLFLGHPNGKVARYAHSMFVAFISSGKDPSQNERDSLKEQLVYYYMQRSLEAFPGITPFEGMASGVVALVRYLPAGCPSIFYCINCLVEKVNTLCSAVNREDIDLWKHWEGELEPSKKVLDLLLRLLSLVDIQVLPSLMKLLAQLIVQLPVNGQNMLLNQLYQQIAESDDVIRKPALISWLQSLSYLCSQAVAKKEPDLVGEITSRL; from the exons ATGAGCATATATTTTGGAAAAATTCTAGATATTTTGTTTCGAATTTGGGGTCAAGAAGATGGCCCCTCTGGCACTATTTCTCAGGGCCTCATGCTACTACATTTGATTGAGTGGGTTCTTTCTAATTCCTTGAGGTCACAGTCCTTGGATAAAATTGATCTCGTAAAAGGGGTTTTAGAAACTGTTGTCCCATCTCATTCTTCATTTGCTGTAGTCATGGCTGCCGCTGGGACATTGAGGGCTATCAATAGATCTGGTCTTAGTGGTTTTATGCATCTTGCTAATGCTGCTGAGGGACGAATTGAAATCTTGGCAAGAGATTTGGTTTCTAGAACCGAATGTATTTGCCATTCTGAAAACAATCCAAAGCTTAATCTACTTTTGCAGTGTATAGCACTTGCTTTGGCTCGAAGTGGTTCTGTCGCCTACCGCGATTCTCTGCTTGTGTCCCTTTCATTGGCACTATTGACTGAAATATTTCCTTTGCAGCGAATCTATGATAAAGTTGTCAAACTCCCTAAGGAAAATTTAAGTTTGGTGCTTAATGAGATCGAAGAACATATTAGTAGTGTCATTTTCAAGGAAGCTGGAACAATAACTCGTATTTTGTGCAACCAGTATGCCTCAGCCAATGAGGATACCCAGGGTTTTGTAGAGAATCTCATTTGGGATTATTGTCAGAAAATCTACCTGTGGCACCGACAGGCGACTCTGGTTCTTCTGGGCTGCCAGGATAAGTTGATCAGTGAACTAGAGAAAATTTCCGAATCTACTTTTCTCATGGTAGTAGTTTTCTCCCTAGGGGTAACAAAACACAGGCTAGACTCAAGAGTAAACCAAGAAATTCAATTACAGATTTCAGTGAGAATTTTGATTGCATTTTCTTGTATGGAATATTTCCGCCGAATGCGTTTGCCAGAGTACATGGATACAATTAGAGCCGTGATTGTTAGCGTTCAGGAGAATGAATCAGCTTGTGTCTCGTTTGTGGAGTCTATTCCTTCATATGATGATTTGATACACAATCATG GTTCTTCCAAAATGGCGAAGTTGCAGTCTGTCTGGTCCACAGATGAGGTTCAGACCGCTCGTATCATATTTTATATGCGTGTTATTCCTACATGTATTGAACAGTTACCAGCCCCTGTATTCAGGAAGGTTGTAGCTCCGACCATGTTCCT CTTTTTGGGACATCCCAATGGAAAAGTTGCCAGATATGCGCATTCGATGTTCGTAGCTTTTATATCTTCAGGTAAAGATCCCAGTCAGAATGAAAGAGATTCACTGAAGGAGCAACTCGTTTATTATTACATGCAGAGATCTCTAGAG GCATTTCCTGGAATTACACCATTTGAGGGAATGGCTTCTGGAGTTGTTGCTCTTGTCAGATATCTTCCTGCTGGTTGTCCATCTATATTTTATTGTATCAACTGTCTTGTGGAAAAAGTTAATACCCTCTGCAGTGCAGTCAACCGTGAAGACATTGATCTTTGGAAGCACTGGGAAGGAGAACTGGAACCTTCAAAAAAGGTGCTAGATCTGCTTTTACGACTACTCTCCCTTGTTGATATACAG GTTCTCCCTAGTTTAATGAAGTTGTTGgcccagctgattgtccagctaCCTGTGAATGGACAGAACATGCTCCTGAATCAGTTGTATCAACAAATTGCAGAATCTGATGATGTTATAAGGAAGCCAGCATTGATTTCATGGCTGCAGTCTCTGTCTTACCTTTGTTCTCAAGCTGTTGCCAAAAAAGAACCTGATTTGGTTGGAGAAATAACCTCACGGCTCTAG